GAGTTATACCATTCGCCTCTGCGAAGCATTATTCTACGCATATGAACACGAATTAAGTTAACAGCAGCTAAACCTAAAGCTACAGAAGCAATAATTGTTCCCCAGTTTTGGATTTCAGTTGAGGCTTTGCTCATGAATCCAATAGAGAAGAATCCGTCTATTATAATAATAAGTGCAAAAATAAAAGTTAACGCTATCATTAATCCTTGTGATTTCATAATTATCTAGCTCCCCTTCCTATTTACCCAATAAATCTTTTAGGGAAGTAACACCAAATGTTGTGGTTAAAACACCAGCAACAAGTAGCACCATAACGTATAATTTACCAATATCTTGTCCTGCAATACTTCCTAATTTAATTGGGTTTCCTGAGGCTATAGCACCTGCAGCATATAATTCTTCACCGATTAAAACATAGTCACATGCAGCAACAAAGAAAGGCACCTGTGAAATATTGGCAGAACCAGCAATCTGAATAGCTCCAGCATGGAAACCAGCCTCAGCTATCATTAATGACTCAGCCCAGAAAGCTCCTAATAAAATACTTGCAGCAGCTTTTTCACGTTGAATAACACCCATTACAGCAGCAGCATAAGCAAACTGCTCACTTGATAAATACTGAACGCTATCTTCGTCAAACGCCTCTATATTGCCCTCTGACATATATGCTTGACGCACAACTTCTTCGGCTAATGGTAAAACAATTGGCTGACGAATAGATACAAACAATCTAGCACCATAACGTGCTACTAATTTAGCTACTAAACCTAAAGTCTCTAAACCAGCAAATGTTTGAGCAGCAGTAACTCCAGATAAAGGTGCGATACCAGGACTAAAGTGAACCATACGTCCCATTTCTGTAGCACGACCTACAGCCTCTTCAATTGCATCTAAACCAGCGATTGTTCTGATATTAAATACTGCGCCACCACGAGCCTTTTGGATATACAAGATGATTGCTCCAGAAATTAAGATTAGAGAAATAAATTGGAACAAAACTCCAGACTTCATAAGCAGAGACACCTCCTAAGAATTTAGTGAATTCTCTCTTTAGCAAAACTCAAGCTTAAGAGTAAAAATAGCTCTCATTAATTATTGTAATCAGCATATGCATCTACCAACCTAACAATATGAAAGCTTACCTATAACTAAAAGAGATGCACCTCTTTTAGCTTGCTATGCAAATCTGCCATTTATTAAAGGATTAGAGAAGTTAAATAAACAGCAAATAGCACTGCTCCGGCTTATTTATTATACATAAATAATCATTGCAGTGCAACTTTATAAACATTTTTTACCATCAATATGTTTTGTAATCACTTCTTATAAATTGTCGTTTTTCCTTCAATTCCCCGCCATTGATTCATAATGGCAATAGGGGCACTCTGAGATATCACACTCCATACATTTCATGATCATTTTATCTAGCAATTTACTTCTGGCAATAATTTTCTCCTTGTTTAAAGGATGTTCAGTTAAACTCTTATTTAGTTCGGTTCTTAATCTCTCAATAGTTTTCCGCATTTCACAGTAACGGCCATACATTTGGTCTTCCATGCCCTACCCCTCTTTCTACTACTTTTATCTTAATGGCTATGTTCGGATTATTTCGGATGATGTCGATATAATTCCTTCTTACCATTATAAGTTTTTACAAGCTTTTATATCCAGTTGTAATTTAATGAAGAACTATGTCGAATTTCGTATATTATTTATATTTATCTCATATTTACGTAGAGGAATTTATAATGTAAATGTATAAATTAAACTTTAATTGCTAAAAATTATTAATGAAGATATAATTTTTTATTTTTAATTTATTTTATATACTTAGTTAGGAGGTATTTTTATATGATTACTGATGCCAGTAAAAGATCTTATCACAATTGGACCTTAGATGATGATATTTATTTATTCACTTTATGTAAAGAAGCTAAAAGAAGAAAAATTCCGTTAACAAGACTATTTGATCAAATATCAGAGGAATTTGGTAGAAAACCCCAAACAATAGCTCAACACTATTATACTGAAATAAAACCTAGAGAAGATGAGTTAAATGAACTTATTAAACAGGAAGGGGATATGGATTACAACTATCGTAAGCCGCTTAGTCCTATGACCTCAAGGTATGAGCTTCAAACACAACCTAGTTCTCACACAACTAATAATAACAATAATAATCCAGACGGTTTAGGGATTCCTCGAGAGGGATCTATTGTTGAAGGAACAATTGAAAACATAGCACCATTTGGGGTTTTTATAAGACTCGATAATGAACTAAGAGGTCTCTTACATATTTCAAAAATTAGTAATGATTACATAGATGACTTAAATACAATGTTTAAACCCGGTCAAAGAATTAAAGCTAAGGTTGAAAGCATTGATGAAAATGGTCGCCTAAGCTTCTCTACCTTGGATGTAGATATGAATGTAACATCTGAACCTATGCCACAAACAAATGATTCTGTTTTAGAAATGTTACCAGAATCTACAAAACTAAATGAAGGTTATTATAGTTTATTGAATAACTATTGCCATCTACAAGATTTACTACGCCAATTCCAAATGCAAGTACTAGACTTTAAACATCAACTTGAAAAATGTACAATTAACGAAAGTTTACTTGAAGAATTTAATAAATTTGCAAATAGATGTTTAGACATTTAAGGTAAATCTTATTTTTTTTAAGATTAATCTTACTTTTTATAAAGAAAGGGCTTGATTTTTTGAGATCAATGCCTTACTTTTTTTTAAAGGAAGTTTTATTTTAAGCTATTTTTTTAGGAGGAAAGTTAATGAATAGCATATTACCACTTATAGCTAGTGCATCTGTTGGTGGCATTATTGGTTATTCTACCAACTGGGTAGCAATTAAAATGCTATTTAGACCACTGGAAGAAAAAAGAATTTTTGGGGTTAGAGTACCCTTTACTCCAGGGGTAGTGCCAAAACAAAGAAAGGCCTTAGGTAGCAGTATAGGCAGCACCGTGAATAATTACCTTTTTACTAACGAGGCTTTAAAAGAAGTCTTTGAAAATGATACAGTAAACTCAAAGCTACATAACTTTGTAAAAAAACAAATTAATCACTTAAGGCAAAGTAACAAAACACCTAAAATGGTTTTAGCTGAGCTTAAAATAGATAGTGACACTATAAGCACTCAACTAGCCCATATAATCCATGAGAACCTTGATTTTGAGACTCTAGGTAGCAATTTACAACAAACAATAAGTCCCTTAACTACTAAATTGGCTTCCATAACCGTTGGAGATATTGCCAGCCATATTGAAGATAATGATTTAAATAAGTACGAAGCTAAAATGGCTGCTTTTTTAGAAAGATTTCTTAAAGAAAAGTTAGAATACGCTGAAAGCAATAACCTATCTTTAAGAGAGTTGTTATCCGATGAGGTCCTTGAGATACTTAAAAACTCAATCCAATACAATGCTCCTAACATGTTGGCTTGGTTGTCTAAACAACTAGACTCCGATGATACTAAGAAATTAATAGAAAAATATCTCGCTGATTTATTTACTGGTAATTTTTTAGGCAGTATTTTAGGTGGAATTCTACCTCCTGCTACTCTAAGTAATATGATTTGTGATAAATTTAAAGAAAAGCTGGCTACACCTCAAACGCTTATTTTTGTGCAAAATAAGCTTGACCTAATTTTTAACAATGTCAGTAACAAAGAAATTATTAAGCTTATTCCAGAAAATGTTACAATGTCAATACCTCAAATATCAACAGTTATTGTTAAAGAAGCCTTACCGTTACTAAACAAAACTTTAAAAAATTCTTTAGAAAAAAACGGACTGCTTACTTTAAATGAGTTAGGAGAAAAATTTAATTATAATATATCTGATTTACTCTCTAAGCAAATATCTAGTACTGTAAATAATTATTTAGAGAGCGAGGATAATATTAAAAATTTAATTTTACCTATGGTAAGCTTTTTACTAGATATGCCTATAAGCCAGTTAACACAAAAAATTGATAGCCATACTATAAAAAATCTATCCAATGCTTTATCTACAATTGTTCTAAGCTTTATAGATAAATACGGCAATGATTTTTTAGAGGTTCTTGATGTAAAAGCAATGGTAGAAAAGCAAATAGATAAATTAGAACTATTACAAGTAGAGGAGATTGTATTAAGTGTAATGAACAATCAACTAAAAGCTATCACAAGTTTTGGTTTATTATTAGGTGCTATATTGGGATTAATTCTGCCATTTATTAATACTTGGATTAGTAGTTTTTAAAAAATATTAATAAGAATTATATTTAGTAGTGTATAATATTTTAGGTATAATTAAAAAAAGGGCTTTTAGCCCTTTTTTTAATCTATGCTATCTCCTAAGATATCTAACGATTCTAATGCTTTTCCAGTTCCTTTAGCAACTACTGACACACATTCTTCTGCAATATGGGTTGGCACCATAGTATGTTCAGCCATAAGCCTGTCCAAACCATGTAGTAATGCACCACCACCAGTAAGTAATATACCACGATCTATTATGTCTGATGCTAATTCGGGTGGGCATATATCTAATAACCTTCTAACAAGTGATAACATCGAATCAATTGGGTCTTTTAAAGCCTCATAAACGTGTTGCGATGTAATAGTAATTGTATATGGCAATCCTGTAACTAAGTGACGACCACGTGCTTCCATGGTTTCATCTCTACCACCTGGATAAACTGTACCAACTTTAATCTTAATTTCTTCAGCTGTACGTTCTCCAATTGCTAAGTTAAACTCTTTTTTAACGTATCTAATAATAGCTTCGTCAAATTTATCTCCACCAACACGAAGAGATTCACTTTTAACAATACCACCTAAACTAATAATTGCCACATCAGTAGTTCCACCACCAATATCCACAACCATATTACCAGTTGGCTCTGTAATATCAACACCTGCCCCTAAAGCTGCTGCTAAAGGTTCTTCAATTGTACGTACAAATTTTGCTCCAGCTACTGCTGCAGCCTCTTTTACTGCTCTTTTTTCTACAGTTGTTGTTCCGCTGGGCACACACACCATCATTCTTGGGCGTGATAATAATCCCTTAGCGCCAACCTTCTGCATAAAACGTGTAATCATTTTTGCAGTTATATCGTAATCAGCAATAACTCCTTCTTTTAAAGGACGAATTGCTACTATATGACCTGGCGTACGACCAATCATACGTCGTGCCTCTTCACCAATAGCTAATACTTCTTTAGTATCTTTATTAATTGCAACCACTGAGGGTTCGTGAAGAACAATTCCTTTACCTTTTACAAAAACTAATACACTCGCAGTCCCTAAATCAATGCCTATATCTTTCGGCTCAAAAAACAAAAGTCCCACCTCCATTATCCTACCTCCATTATTGTACCTTATTTAATGGGGATACGACAATATTAATGAGAACCTCTCAAGTATTTTTTTATTTTTTTCTTCCTCGAGCGTATTTTCTTCTAGTAGCTGCACCTCCACGTAAATGCCTCATGGACTTATTATATTGCAAAACAGATTTAACATCATCATAGAGACCGCTATTTATTTTTCTTAATCTTTCTGTAACATCTTTATGAACAGTGCTTTTACTGACTCCAAAAACTTTAGCGGCCTTGCGTACCGTAGCCTTAGTGCGAACTATATATTTACCAATATCTAATGCCCGCCTATATATACGCTTATTCATTGGCAGACCTCCCCGTAGCTGTACATTTACTAAAATATATGTACAACATACGATAAATAGAATGTCTTAACCGATAAAAGCTCAACAAAACTTTTTATTATAAATTCTTTAGTACCTTAATTATACTAATAGATTTTTTAAACTAGGTTATTTTACTAGTTTAAAGCGTTAAAATAGCCTCTATATTAGAGACTATTTTTAGTCGCTATTTTGAATTTTCAGAATGTTTTAAAAACTGTATACAATGTATAATTATTCATTTTCAAATGTTTATGATAATAATTTTAGTTGTTTAAATAATTTGATTGTTGCAAATCTTTAGACTCTTTATCATTAAAAGATTCATGAGGTTCACTGCTAAAGTAGTCTCTGTAACATTAACATAAAGAAGAATACTCTAGCAGTTATCTCAACTCTATTAGGATAATGTGGGCAATAAACTCTCAGGGTCAACTGTTTCACCATTATGTTTTATCATAAAATGAATGTGATTTGGTAAAGCTGATTCTGCTAAGCTGGATTTTTCAATAATCATTATATTGTCTCCTACTTTTAATGATTCTGTAACAGTTACTAAAACTTTACCTTCACCTTTATAAACAGTAGTGTAATTATCACCATGTTTAATTTCAATAACATGTCCCCATTTTTCATTCCAAGTAATACTACTAACTATGCCACTGGCTGCTGTTTTAATATATCCACTTTTTTCTACAAATATGTCTATGCCATCATGCATTCGCCAATCTTCATAGGTTGGCCACAATACCACACCGTATGATTTTAATATTTTATTTTCACTCGGCCATTGCCATTGTGGTTTTTCTAAGCTCACTGCAACAGGAATATCTTGTTCTAAAGTCTGGTTTTTGCTGATGTCCTTTAATTCTACATTACTTTCTATTTTTGTACTTTTAGAAATATCTCTATCAACTAGGTCGTCATTTTTAGGTTCTATAGGATCTACTACATCTGGATCAGTTATAGGTGGAAGAGATATAAACTCCTTGTTAAATGACCTTAATCTCCACCACAATACACCTCCACTAAACACTGCTACAACAAAAAATACAAGTAGTGTTAGTAGTACTTTTTTTCCATGTTGTTTTGCTAACCGAGCTATCTTTGTTTTTATGATTTCAAAATTTTTTTTCAAGAAAGACATATAAAAATCCCCCCATTAATCATTGTTGACTAATAGAGGGATTTTATACTTTATTTACTAAATAAAAAATAGTTTTTGATAAAATTTAGCCTGCTCAATACAGGCCATAAAATGGCTTTTTATAATCTCTTCATCTTTAATAAATGGTTCACCGCTAATATCCACACTATCATGAATTTCGCTTCCTAAACAGACAAAGGTTCTTTTTTTAAGATTGCTGTTTAAGGAATCCCATAGCTGTTGCATCTCTATAGTATCATAGATATCAGGAAACTTTATTATTGATGATAAATTACTATTCTCAACTTTATTTATTAGCTGTAAATTATGCTCTTCTATCATAACAGTTAGTCCACTATTTTCTGTTTCATTACCGGTTAGTATGTTTGCATATTGAGATAAAAGATTAAAATCCGTATTTTCGTTACAGACAACAACTAAACCTCTGTTCATTTCCTCACACAAGTTAACATAATCTTCTATCATTTTTTTTCCATAATAAGGTATTATACTTACACCATGAGCGTGAAGGTTAGAGGGCTGTAATCCATCCCATCCCATTACTCTACCAATTATTCCATTACCAGCTAAATTATTGTTATCATTACTATACTCTGCAAACCTAGCATCTACTATAACTGGTAACTCGTGCCTTAGAGCTTGTACAATGGTACACTCTAATGCTCTTAATCCATAAGCACCATATTGCAAGTAGGAAGAAAGCCTGGGCATTATGCAGCATATATAAGGAGAGATTGTTTCAATAATATACTTTTCATAAACAACCAACGATTCTGAAACAGCAGCCCAGTTTCGCCCAAACTCACTAACTTTACTTTTTTTTAACCATGGAGGTAATTTTTCAAAGTTAGTATCTATTGTTAACATTATGTTACTTTTTAAATTTGCACGTCTTTGGTACAATACATCTGCAAAATTTCTCATTGAGCTCACCCCGGTACACTGTTGTATATGTTTATTCTATTTTAACTTATTTATGTTGAAAAGAAAACTTTTTATTTGCTATCACACATTATTTTGCCTTTATCTTTTTTATTTCTATTCCCTGATAATACTTTTTTAATATTTCTTGACAATTAAATCCTTTTTTAGCCATTCCATTAGCACCATATTGACACATACCTACACCATGACCATATCCTCTAGTATTAAACTCTAAACAATCTCCAACAACTTTAAAGTTAAACCAAGTTGAGTTAAGGTCTAGTGATTTCCTTAAGTTTACAGCTTCATATGTAATGTTCCCAATCTTTAGTTCTGCTACTCTATTAGTTGCGGTATACTTATTTATGCTCATTCTTGGTAATGTAGATTTTAGGTTTGCAACTGGCAAAACCATATTATTGTTTTCAGCTAGTGCTAATGACGCCTGATTGATAGTAATTTTTTTTGTTGAAAAATATTTTGGTGAATCACCACAATATTCACATTTTACCCCTGTTAGATATTCGATATCTTTCTGCCAAACCTCACCAGAATTTTCTGTGTGACCACCGCAAGTAGAGTGAAATAAAGGATCAATAGGAGTGTTATTATAGACTATAATCCATCCCTTGGTACTAGAAACAGCTTTACATATTTTATTATAGTACGTTTTATAATTATTGCCCCATTTACTTTTCATTTCAGCTATTGTGTTGTAGGCTTGGCAACATAATGAACTAGTACAAACATCTGCTTCATATCTTTGACAACCACTTCCACCATATATTTTAAGCCGTCTATAGACATAAGTACGGGCAGCAACTGCTTGTGCTCTTAATGCTTCGTATTCAAAATTAGCAGGCATTTCTGCTGCAATTACACCTACTAAGTAATGTCCTAACTCCATTTTTACATACTTATTTTGAGACGCTAAGTAAACATTTAAACTAACATTTACATCTAAATCTACTGGTGAAGTGATCTTAAAACTTCCTATTAACAACGGTACAATAACTAAAATTATTACAAAAAAAAGAGCAGTTAAAAAAACAGTACGCACTATTCCTCATCCTCTCAAGTCTTGCTAAAGCATATGGTAATGAGAAGATAAATAGAACAGTCTATTCGCCAATTACCTGTTTTTTTACAGCTCCTGTTCGGGTTATATTTGCGCCTACATTTCTTAATTTAGACTCAAAGTGCTCATAACCTCTATCTATATGATTTACTCCACTAACTTGGGTCGTACCTTCTGCCACTAAGCCAGCTAATACCAAGGCAGCACCTGCTCGTAAATCGCTTGATTGAACCTTTACTCCATAGAGTTTTTTAACACCTTTAACTACTGCCTTATTTCCATCAGTCCTTATTTTAGCACCCATTCTACACAGTTCATTAACATGCATGAACCTGTTTTCGAATACCGTTTCTGATACTACACTTACTCCTTTTCCTAAAGTCATCAGTGCCATCATTTGAGCCTGCATATCTGTAGGAAACCCCGGATATGGTAGTGTATTGATATCTGTTGATATAATCTCACTAGGTCCTATTACTTGAAGCGCCTCACCATAGTCATTTATTCTAACGCCTGTCTCTCTCAGCTTAGCCATAACAGGACATAAATGATGAGGTAAAACATTTTTTATTACAATATTTCCTTGGGTAATAGCTGAAGCTACCATATAGGTACCGGCTTCAATGCGATCTGGAATTATTCTATGATTAGTGGGGTGTAGTTTTTGTACCCCTGTAATCCTTATAGTAGGTGTTCCAGCACCATTGATATGAGCACCCATACTATTAATCATGTTAGCTAAATCAATTATTTCAGGCTCTCTTGCGGCATTTTCAATTATAGTAACTCCACTAGTTGTAGCCGCTAACATCATTAGGTTCTCTGTAGCTCCTACGCTAGGAAAATCTAAATATACTGTTGCACCTCTTAATTTACCAGATATTTTGCCTTCTATACAACCGTAGTTTTCTGTAATGTTTACACCTAAAGCTTTAAATCCTTTCAAATGTAAATCTATCGGTCTTGTACCTATAGCACATCCACCGGGCATTGCTACTTTTGCATGACCAGTTCGGGATAATAAAGCACCCATAATTAATACAGAAGCTCTCATTCTTCTTACTAAATTATAAGGGGTTTCTGTGCTTGTTATGTTGTGTGCATCTACTATTACAGCGTTTCCTTCTCTTCTTATTTTGCATCCTAAGCTACTTAATAACTCTATCATTGTATGAACATCCGCTAAATCTGGTACTGACTCTAATCTACTAATTCCAGGTGCTAAAATTGTTGCTGCTAAAGCTGGTAAACAGGCATTCTTTGATCCACTTACAGTTAGCTCACCGTGTAAGCGATGTCCTCCATATATTTTTATAGTCTTCAAAAAGCATCGCCTTCTTTCTTGCTAGTAACTTGAGGCAATAGCAGGATATCCCAGCCACAAATAATACCTACCTTCATCATCCTTTCTTGCAGAGATTTGCATATTAAAAGACCATCCGTAAGGTTTTTCGTTTAAGAGTGGACTATTTCCACATAAACTTATAACTTGGTTATCCACAAAAAAATCTGTAATGTCGCATTGCATTAATTTTACAAGCTTAGTTATTAATGATATAACATCTTCTTCGGGTGTGTTGCTATCAACAAAGCCTAATACTGAACAATTAATTTGTCCTTTCGCAGATAGTTGCTCTAGGGCAGTATTAATTATTTTGTGAAAACTCAAAAGTCTATCTATATTTTCATTTCCATCAATATTTATTAAAATATTGCTATCTACTGCAACTTCTTTTTGGTCGTAAAAGGTCTGCATAGATAAAGTTATATGTTCTCCATCATTTAGCTTACCTGTTACTGTTACCTCCCGATAACCTTCATGGTTTACACTTGTAAAATTAGATAAATTACTTAATTTTAATGAACCAATAAGATCTTTAAGTTGCTGCTCCATGTCGGCTTGGTCTAAAACTTGATTTTGCATTTTTGCATAAATACTAAGATTACTAGATAGTGTATTACAATTACTTTGTATCCAAGCATTTTTAATTGCCTCAATGCTTGCATCTACTGTTGAGTTTGCAAAACTAGCTGATATTACTACCGTAGTTAGAGTAAGTAAACAAAATATAAAAGCTACTTTTTTGGTCACTTTAATTCCCCCAAATAAGTTAAAGTACTTTGTTTATTTTACTTATATCAAGTAAAATAAAACGACTAGTCAAAAATATTGTCATTAAAACAATTTGCTTCAAAACTATTTGATAAAACTAACTTTAATATTACATTTTAAGTATTAAATAAAATGTATATTAGTAATTTTTGACAGGTCTTAATACATTTATACTTTGTTTTTAATTACTCCTTCATATGATATTTTAAAAGAGGTAGATTATAAAACTTTATGACGAAAAAAGAATTTTTTTCGCTGGACATGAAATATCTCTTCTTTACTTATTATTGTGTTTTTGGGCACTTTTTTTTCATGAGAAATAATGAAAATTAAAATACAGTTTTCAAGCAATAATAAATAATGGTATTTATGCAATTTTATTTTTTTTGTAAGGCCTTTTTGGAGGCTACTACAAGTATAATATCTTTATTTGAATCGGGCCTTGATACTACTTTAAACTTAAGATTTTTATCTTGAGCATACGCTATGTAATCACCAAGCTGCTTTATATAATTGCCTTTAACTAGCACTACATAGGCTTGCTCATTGTTCATAGCATCAGTAATTTTGGGATTCATTTCTTTTGATTTTGTTAGCTCTATTACAGTTAAATAGCTAATTACCCGTTCTGCGAATGTTCCTAAATATTTCCTTTTTTCATCCACTTTAAGTTCAGGTACACCATGGTATGCTTGTAAAAGAGTATTCTCTAATAAACTTTTATCTTCTCCTTGATTTTTTTTAAAATCCTTCTTTTCCATCTTGATATCTCCCTAAATATTATAATGTTTAATTTATCTAAGTTAATATATAGTACACAATGTTAACGCGTTTTGTGCGAAGCTTTTTTGGTGTACTATTATTATTGTATAGCTTAACTTATTTTATCGCATTTTTGCAAAAATTTTTTAAAAATTTTAAAACGGTCTATTTAACCTGTAGTGTACTCTTTTTTATTAGATAACAGGTTTCACCTTGTTTTATAAGGTAACGATTTTATAATTACAAATGTACTCATTTTAATCGAGTTTTCGCAGCGTAGCAAGCATAAAATACCACGTATGCCAAAGGCATACACACAACGCGAGCACAGTGAGCACACCACGTATTTGCTAAGCAAATACACACCACACGACGACAATATGTTTTATGGAGTATAACGGAGCGAAGCCAATAATGTTAAGCGAGTACACTACAAAAATGGGGTAATTCACATCAGTGAATTACCCCATTTTGATTATTTAAAGTTTTTAGTTTTAAGACGAGCCATAGCTCTATCTAAAGCTGCCTTAGCCCTAGTATGGTCAATCTTATCACTTGTATCCTTTAATCTTTTTTCCGCGCGTTCTTTTGCTTCTTTAGCACGATTAATATCTATCTCACTTTGCAACTCAGCTGTACGTGCTAATACGGTAATTTGCTCGGTTGAAACCTCCAAAAAGCCCCCTGAAACAGCTATTAGATCATGACTACTATCATTCACCTTAACTCGCATCACTCCGGCCTGTAGAGTGGCTAAAATCGGTGTATGTCCTGGCATAATTCCCAGCTCACCTGATTTTGCTTTTGCTATTACCATATTAATTTCTTTACTATATACAGTACGCTGTGGTGTAACTATATCGAGTTTTATTGAACTCATAGTCGCTCACCTACTTAACCACGTAAAGCTTTAGCTTTTTCAACTGCTTCTTCAATAGTTCCTACAAAGAGGAATGCTTCCTCTGGAAGATCGTCATATTTTCCGTCTAAAATGGCTCGGAAACTACGAACAGTATCTTTAATAGGAACAAATCGACCTGGTATACCAATGAATTGCTCTGCTACATAAAATGGTTGAGATAAAAATCGCTCTAAACGACGGGCTCTAGCAACAATAGCTTTATCCTCATCACTTAATTCATCCATTCCTAAAATAGCGATAATATCTTGTAATTCTTTGTAGCGCTGTAATACAGCCTGTACTTCACGAGCAACATCATAATGCTCTTGACCAACAATACGTGGTTCTAAGATTTTAGAAGATGAGCTTAAAGGATCTACCGCAGGATAAATACCTAGCTCCGAAATTCTACGATCTAAGTTTGTTGTTGAATCTAAGTGAGCAAATGTAGTAGCAGGAGCAGGGTCAGTATAGTCATCCGCTGGTACATATACAGCTTGTATAGATGTAATAGAACCTTTTTTAGTAGATGTAATACGCTCTTGTAATTGTCCTACATCATAAGCCAAGGTTGGCTGATATCCTACCGCACTAGGCATACGGCCAAGCAACGCAGATACCTCTGAACCAGCCTGAATAAATCGGAAAATGTTATCAACAAATAATAGTACATCCTGACCTAAATCATCACGGAAATATTCAGCCATTGTTAAGCCTGTTAAACCTACACGCATACGTGCTCCTGGTGGCTCGTTCATTTGACCAAAAACCATAGCTGTACTATTAATTACACCCGATTCAGACATCTCTAAAAATAAGTCATTACCTTCACGGGTACGCTCACCTACACCAGCAAATACAGAGTATCCACCATGCTCAGCAGCTATAGCACGAATTAGCTCTTGAATAAGTACTGTTTTACCTACACCAGCACCCCCAAATAAACCAATTTTACCACCACGAGGGTAAGGACATAATAAATCAATTACTTTAATTCCTGTTTCAAACATCTCAGTAGCACCAGCTTGCTCTTCAAGTGTAGGAGCCTCACGGTGAATTG
This Clostridium sp. 'deep sea' DNA region includes the following protein-coding sequences:
- a CDS encoding DUF6754 domain-containing protein, with translation MKSGVLFQFISLILISGAIILYIQKARGGAVFNIRTIAGLDAIEEAVGRATEMGRMVHFSPGIAPLSGVTAAQTFAGLETLGLVAKLVARYGARLFVSIRQPIVLPLAEEVVRQAYMSEGNIEAFDEDSVQYLSSEQFAYAAAVMGVIQREKAAASILLGAFWAESLMIAEAGFHAGAIQIAGSANISQVPFFVAACDYVLIGEELYAAGAIASGNPIKLGSIAGQDIGKLYVMVLLVAGVLTTTFGVTSLKDLLGK
- a CDS encoding aspartyl-phosphate phosphatase Spo0E family protein; this encodes MEDQMYGRYCEMRKTIERLRTELNKSLTEHPLNKEKIIARSKLLDKMIMKCMECDISECPYCHYESMAGN
- a CDS encoding S1 RNA-binding domain-containing protein, translated to MITDASKRSYHNWTLDDDIYLFTLCKEAKRRKIPLTRLFDQISEEFGRKPQTIAQHYYTEIKPREDELNELIKQEGDMDYNYRKPLSPMTSRYELQTQPSSHTTNNNNNNPDGLGIPREGSIVEGTIENIAPFGVFIRLDNELRGLLHISKISNDYIDDLNTMFKPGQRIKAKVESIDENGRLSFSTLDVDMNVTSEPMPQTNDSVLEMLPESTKLNEGYYSLLNNYCHLQDLLRQFQMQVLDFKHQLEKCTINESLLEEFNKFANRCLDI
- a CDS encoding DUF445 family protein — encoded protein: MNSILPLIASASVGGIIGYSTNWVAIKMLFRPLEEKRIFGVRVPFTPGVVPKQRKALGSSIGSTVNNYLFTNEALKEVFENDTVNSKLHNFVKKQINHLRQSNKTPKMVLAELKIDSDTISTQLAHIIHENLDFETLGSNLQQTISPLTTKLASITVGDIASHIEDNDLNKYEAKMAAFLERFLKEKLEYAESNNLSLRELLSDEVLEILKNSIQYNAPNMLAWLSKQLDSDDTKKLIEKYLADLFTGNFLGSILGGILPPATLSNMICDKFKEKLATPQTLIFVQNKLDLIFNNVSNKEIIKLIPENVTMSIPQISTVIVKEALPLLNKTLKNSLEKNGLLTLNELGEKFNYNISDLLSKQISSTVNNYLESEDNIKNLILPMVSFLLDMPISQLTQKIDSHTIKNLSNALSTIVLSFIDKYGNDFLEVLDVKAMVEKQIDKLELLQVEEIVLSVMNNQLKAITSFGLLLGAILGLILPFINTWISSF
- the mreB gene encoding rod shape-determining protein MreB; translated protein: MEVGLLFFEPKDIGIDLGTASVLVFVKGKGIVLHEPSVVAINKDTKEVLAIGEEARRMIGRTPGHIVAIRPLKEGVIADYDITAKMITRFMQKVGAKGLLSRPRMMVCVPSGTTTVEKRAVKEAAAVAGAKFVRTIEEPLAAALGAGVDITEPTGNMVVDIGGGTTDVAIISLGGIVKSESLRVGGDKFDEAIIRYVKKEFNLAIGERTAEEIKIKVGTVYPGGRDETMEARGRHLVTGLPYTITITSQHVYEALKDPIDSMLSLVRRLLDICPPELASDIIDRGILLTGGGALLHGLDRLMAEHTMVPTHIAEECVSVVAKGTGKALESLDILGDSID
- the spoIIID gene encoding sporulation transcriptional regulator SpoIIID, producing the protein MNKRIYRRALDIGKYIVRTKATVRKAAKVFGVSKSTVHKDVTERLRKINSGLYDDVKSVLQYNKSMRHLRGGAATRRKYARGRKK
- a CDS encoding M23 family metallopeptidase, which gives rise to MSFLKKNFEIIKTKIARLAKQHGKKVLLTLLVFFVVAVFSGGVLWWRLRSFNKEFISLPPITDPDVVDPIEPKNDDLVDRDISKSTKIESNVELKDISKNQTLEQDIPVAVSLEKPQWQWPSENKILKSYGVVLWPTYEDWRMHDGIDIFVEKSGYIKTAASGIVSSITWNEKWGHVIEIKHGDNYTTVYKGEGKVLVTVTESLKVGDNIMIIEKSSLAESALPNHIHFMIKHNGETVDPESLLPTLS